The proteins below come from a single Syntrophorhabdaceae bacterium genomic window:
- a CDS encoding ribosome maturation factor RimP — protein sequence MISATETIEKIKDIVAPILDERLLELVEIELRPSGKRWLLRIFIDKEGGVTIADCEYVSRELSRVLDVEDPIEQPYTLEVSSPGLTRSLKSREDFARFRGKKCRIITHEEVGGKREFLGTIVDAAGDEVTIEEKIGMFTIPICAIKKAHLEFDFEG from the coding sequence ATGATATCCGCCACGGAAACCATAGAAAAGATAAAAGACATAGTTGCACCCATCCTTGACGAACGCCTCCTGGAGTTGGTTGAGATAGAATTACGCCCTTCCGGCAAAAGATGGCTTCTGAGGATCTTCATCGACAAGGAAGGGGGCGTGACGATCGCCGATTGCGAGTATGTGAGCCGTGAACTGAGCAGGGTCCTCGATGTTGAAGATCCCATCGAACAGCCGTATACCCTGGAGGTTTCGTCTCCGGGTCTGACGCGATCCCTGAAGAGCCGGGAAGACTTCGCGAGGTTCAGGGGGAAGAAGTGCCGGATAATCACTCACGAGGAAGTGGGAGGGAAACGGGAGTTCCTGGGAACGATCGTCGATGCAGCGGGCGACGAAGTGACGATAGAGGAAAAAATAGGTATGTTTACAATCCCGATATGTGCTATAAAAAAGGCACATTTGGAGTTTGATTTTGAGGGGTAA
- the nusA gene encoding transcription termination factor NusA, which produces MYFDLNYVIEQVGKEKGIPKETIIEALEEAILSASKKKYGSHLDLEAHYNEELGEIEVFQFKTVVENVNEPDMEINEEDARHHDPECMVGDAIGIKLDTSSLGRIAAQTAKQIIIQKVRNAESDVIYNEYKGKKGEIITGVIQRVEKNHYIINLGRTEALMPFKEGIPGETFRQRERVKGLILDVEKGQKGCMILMSRTHPGFLMKLFELEVPEIQEGIIKIIGAAREPGERAKISVYSEDPDIDPIGACVGVKGSRVQSIVQELRGEKIDIIPFSKDIAKFVCNTLAPARVSKVYINEEEHSMEVIVNDDQLSLAIGKKGQNVRLASKLTSWKIDISSESEVEKTSKKVIDELVDNLKVSEILARILHDEYLRDPKDIAKLTPEEMNKITSISVEDCRRIIDEAKAIMAKKAREAQEARESEENNAAAESESPQLTEIDEKEGGAEEPAQEARQESEAKQDEKIVPAGE; this is translated from the coding sequence ATGTATTTTGATCTCAATTATGTCATTGAGCAGGTAGGAAAGGAAAAAGGAATACCCAAAGAGACCATTATCGAGGCTCTTGAAGAAGCTATATTGTCGGCGTCGAAGAAGAAATACGGCAGTCATCTCGATCTCGAGGCGCATTACAACGAAGAATTGGGAGAGATAGAGGTCTTTCAGTTCAAGACCGTCGTTGAAAATGTCAATGAGCCCGACATGGAGATAAATGAAGAGGACGCCAGGCATCATGACCCCGAATGCATGGTAGGCGACGCCATCGGCATCAAGCTCGATACGTCGTCCCTCGGCCGCATCGCCGCCCAGACCGCCAAGCAGATCATCATACAGAAGGTGAGGAACGCGGAAAGCGATGTCATTTACAACGAGTACAAGGGCAAAAAGGGAGAGATCATCACCGGTGTCATCCAGAGGGTCGAAAAGAACCATTACATCATCAACCTGGGGAGAACGGAAGCCCTCATGCCTTTCAAAGAAGGGATACCGGGCGAGACGTTCCGCCAGAGAGAGCGCGTGAAAGGCCTTATTCTCGACGTGGAAAAAGGCCAGAAGGGCTGCATGATCCTCATGTCGAGAACCCATCCCGGGTTTCTCATGAAACTCTTTGAGCTTGAGGTGCCGGAGATCCAGGAAGGGATCATCAAGATCATCGGGGCGGCCCGTGAACCGGGCGAACGCGCCAAGATATCCGTCTACAGCGAAGACCCCGACATCGATCCCATTGGCGCCTGCGTCGGTGTCAAGGGCTCCCGCGTTCAGAGCATCGTCCAGGAGCTTCGGGGCGAGAAGATCGATATCATCCCTTTCAGCAAGGACATTGCGAAGTTTGTCTGCAACACGCTGGCGCCTGCAAGGGTGTCCAAGGTCTATATAAATGAAGAAGAGCATTCGATGGAGGTCATCGTCAACGATGACCAGCTTTCCCTCGCCATCGGGAAGAAAGGGCAGAACGTTCGTCTTGCCTCGAAGCTGACGAGCTGGAAGATCGACATAAGCAGTGAGTCCGAGGTCGAAAAGACATCCAAGAAGGTCATCGACGAGCTTGTGGACAATCTCAAGGTATCCGAGATCCTTGCCCGCATACTCCACGACGAATACCTGCGCGACCCGAAGGACATAGCAAAGCTGACGCCGGAAGAGATGAACAAGATAACCAGCATATCCGTAGAGGACTGCAGGCGCATCATCGACGAGGCGAAGGCGATCATGGCGAAGAAGGCGCGCGAGGCGCAGGAAGCCAGGGAATCCGAAGAGAACAATGCCGCTGCGGAAAGTGAAAGCCCGCAGCTTACAGAGATCGACGAAAAAGAAGGGGGTGCCGAAGAGCCGGCGCAGGAAGCGCGGCAGGAATCAGAGGCAAAGCAGGATGAGAAAATCGTTCCAGCCGGCGAATAA
- the infB gene encoding translation initiation factor IF-2, whose translation MTKIKITALTDKASDDEILAKLKKIGVKIKDKPKDGETTHEAVKEQTSTMGETLVETRVASTIIRRRVKAPPKAEEEPKEERPELEEERKAEAPSAKAPARRRAPKAPRLEEEIIEEAQRKIPEDLHIHIEERQHEAPEEAERAAQAAPAEDKAPKGDIEHIAEEKEKEITKVLEEAYKQDLEKDFKAVEGEGGEGPERQKKKTEKLLKKIEEQEAEESKDKKKGTLKRKVVIKEEDLYSFRRQRPRTGSFRKDRRDRGGGQRTEEEKRPESKIARRVVKVSDEVTVGELARRMNVKAQDIIKKLLPLGVMATVNKTIDYDTAYLAATEFGFDVERIVSIEEEFFAREEVENESQENLKPRSPVVTIMGHVDHGKTLLLDTIRDTNVAEREAGGITQHIGAYKVNVDGKEIVFVDTPGHEAFTAMRARGALVTDIVILVVAADDGVMPQTVEAINHARSAEVPIIVAVNKIDKENANIDKVMKELAEQNLIPEDWGGTTLFARISAKKKEGIKELLELIVLQSEMLELKANPDKLARGTVIESELDKGHGPIGTVIIQDGSLKIQDPFISGMTFGRVRAMIDDKGGRIQMAPPSTPVLVVGFQDVPHGGDRFIVTTEERYAKELSKFRQEKLREREALKSARTTLEDLYSKIGETEKVFLNVIVKGDVRGTIDAIVAALKKMSTNAVEVQIAHSGVGAITETDVNLAMASGSIIIGFNVRPVAKAQALAEQEKIEIRHYSIIYDMIDDVKMAMEGMLAPKIVQVTIGKAEVRKTYSVSRIGIIAGSYVMEGKATRNSTIRVVRGGKILHTGKIAALKRFKDDAKEVLSGYECGISLEDYNDIQEGDVFEFFVEEKEKQTLDG comes from the coding sequence ATGACGAAAATTAAGATTACGGCCCTTACCGACAAGGCCAGCGATGACGAGATACTCGCCAAACTGAAAAAGATCGGCGTGAAGATCAAGGACAAACCGAAGGATGGCGAGACAACGCACGAAGCGGTAAAGGAACAGACCTCCACAATGGGGGAAACCCTTGTTGAAACAAGGGTTGCTTCCACCATCATCAGGCGGAGGGTGAAGGCTCCCCCGAAGGCCGAAGAAGAACCTAAAGAAGAGAGACCGGAACTCGAAGAGGAAAGAAAAGCCGAGGCCCCCTCGGCGAAGGCCCCTGCCAGAAGAAGGGCGCCGAAAGCCCCGAGGCTGGAAGAGGAGATCATCGAGGAGGCACAGAGGAAGATCCCCGAAGACCTTCATATCCATATAGAAGAAAGACAGCACGAAGCGCCTGAGGAGGCGGAGAGAGCAGCGCAGGCTGCTCCCGCCGAGGACAAAGCTCCCAAGGGTGACATAGAGCATATTGCGGAAGAAAAAGAGAAGGAAATTACGAAGGTTCTCGAAGAGGCTTATAAACAGGACCTGGAGAAAGATTTTAAGGCCGTCGAAGGTGAAGGCGGGGAAGGACCCGAGCGCCAGAAGAAGAAAACGGAAAAGCTCCTCAAGAAGATCGAGGAGCAGGAGGCAGAGGAGTCCAAGGATAAGAAAAAAGGCACCCTGAAAAGAAAGGTTGTCATCAAGGAAGAAGACCTTTATTCCTTCAGGAGACAGAGGCCCAGAACAGGGTCCTTCAGGAAGGACAGGAGGGACCGGGGCGGCGGACAACGAACGGAAGAGGAAAAGAGACCCGAGTCCAAGATCGCCAGGCGCGTTGTCAAGGTCAGCGATGAGGTCACCGTAGGCGAGCTTGCAAGAAGGATGAACGTCAAGGCACAGGACATCATCAAAAAACTCCTGCCTCTCGGCGTCATGGCGACGGTGAACAAGACGATCGACTACGATACCGCATATCTTGCCGCGACTGAGTTCGGCTTCGACGTTGAAAGGATCGTTTCCATCGAAGAAGAGTTTTTTGCCCGGGAAGAAGTGGAGAACGAGAGCCAGGAGAACTTGAAACCGCGTTCGCCTGTTGTCACGATCATGGGCCACGTCGATCACGGCAAGACCCTCCTCCTCGATACCATACGGGACACAAACGTGGCCGAGCGTGAGGCCGGCGGTATCACCCAGCATATCGGTGCCTACAAGGTCAACGTGGACGGCAAGGAGATCGTTTTTGTCGACACTCCGGGCCATGAGGCCTTTACCGCCATGCGTGCACGGGGAGCGCTCGTCACGGATATCGTCATACTGGTGGTTGCGGCAGACGACGGGGTCATGCCCCAGACGGTCGAGGCCATCAACCACGCCCGCAGCGCCGAGGTTCCTATTATTGTAGCCGTGAACAAGATCGACAAGGAGAATGCCAATATCGACAAGGTCATGAAAGAGCTTGCCGAACAGAACCTCATTCCCGAGGACTGGGGCGGCACGACACTGTTCGCCAGGATATCGGCCAAGAAGAAAGAGGGTATCAAGGAACTGCTGGAGCTTATCGTTCTGCAGTCCGAAATGCTGGAACTCAAGGCAAATCCCGACAAACTGGCCCGGGGGACCGTCATTGAAAGCGAGCTTGACAAGGGTCATGGGCCCATCGGGACCGTCATTATCCAGGACGGCTCTCTCAAGATACAGGATCCTTTCATTTCGGGGATGACCTTTGGACGCGTCCGTGCCATGATCGACGACAAGGGCGGCAGGATCCAGATGGCGCCTCCATCCACACCGGTCCTGGTTGTGGGTTTTCAGGATGTTCCCCACGGTGGTGACCGTTTTATCGTTACTACCGAAGAACGGTACGCCAAAGAACTCTCCAAGTTCAGGCAGGAAAAACTCCGCGAGAGGGAGGCGCTCAAGAGCGCGCGGACAACCCTTGAAGACCTTTATTCAAAGATCGGCGAGACAGAGAAGGTATTTCTCAACGTCATCGTCAAAGGCGACGTTCGCGGCACCATCGATGCCATCGTGGCGGCCCTGAAGAAGATGTCCACCAATGCCGTCGAAGTGCAGATAGCCCACAGCGGTGTCGGTGCGATAACTGAAACCGACGTGAACCTGGCCATGGCGTCGGGTTCCATCATAATCGGTTTCAACGTACGACCCGTCGCGAAGGCGCAGGCGCTTGCGGAGCAGGAAAAGATCGAGATCAGGCACTATTCGATCATATACGACATGATAGACGACGTGAAGATGGCGATGGAAGGCATGCTGGCGCCAAAGATCGTCCAGGTGACCATCGGCAAGGCTGAAGTGCGGAAGACCTATTCCGTGTCCCGAATCGGCATCATCGCCGGCTCCTATGTGATGGAGGGCAAGGCGACGCGCAACTCCACGATCAGGGTCGTCCGCGGCGGAAAGATCCTGCATACGGGAAAGATAGCTGCCCTGAAACGTTTTAAGGATGATGCCAAGGAAGTGCTGTCGGGATACGAATGCGGCATTTCGCTCGAGGATTACAACGATATACAGGAAGGGGATGTCTTTGAATTCTTTGTTGAAGAAAAGGAGAAACAGACCCTTGACGGTTAG
- a CDS encoding DUF503 domain-containing protein, which translates to MVVGVSRVDIFFPENHSLKDKRQMLRKVIEKTRAKFNISMIEVDQSNLWQRASIGFTVAGVRQDHVNKVIENVHEYMESLYLGEVIDTSSEIIVIGNEI; encoded by the coding sequence ATGGTAGTTGGTGTCTCTCGCGTCGATATTTTCTTTCCTGAGAATCACTCTCTCAAAGACAAACGGCAGATGCTGAGAAAAGTGATTGAGAAGACACGGGCGAAGTTTAATATTTCAATGATCGAGGTGGACCAATCGAACCTGTGGCAGAGGGCAAGCATCGGTTTCACCGTCGCAGGGGTGAGACAGGACCACGTGAACAAAGTCATAGAGAATGTCCATGAATACATGGAGTCCCTTTATCTCGGTGAGGTTATCGACACTTCATCGGAGATCATCGTTATCGGGAACGAGATATGA
- the rbfA gene encoding 30S ribosome-binding factor RbfA, whose amino-acid sequence MRYRRLRVQDLLREEISLIIQRELHDPGLGFITIVEVKMSEDLKSAKVYISIYGSDEEQKHTLEALKRSKGYIKFLLGKRVTLRYIPELTFLLDDTLERVQRMEEIFKKEIDEGKD is encoded by the coding sequence ATGAGATACCGGCGCCTTCGTGTCCAGGATCTGCTCCGCGAGGAGATATCGCTCATCATTCAGCGCGAGCTGCACGACCCCGGGCTTGGTTTCATCACCATTGTCGAGGTAAAGATGAGCGAGGACCTGAAGTCCGCGAAGGTGTATATCTCCATATACGGGAGCGATGAGGAGCAAAAGCACACCCTTGAGGCCCTGAAACGCTCCAAGGGCTACATAAAATTCCTCCTCGGGAAAAGGGTGACGCTCAGATACATACCCGAACTTACCTTTCTTCTCGATGACACCCTGGAGAGGGTGCAGAGGATGGAGGAGATCTTTAAAAAGGAGATCGATGAAGGCAAAGATTAA
- a CDS encoding bifunctional oligoribonuclease/PAP phosphatase NrnA: protein MKAKIKRLITEGRSFLVTTHIDPDGDAIGSAFAFSMALGVLGKESTVYLRDKVPYRYEFLPAPEKVVHTVPEGKYDAVFVLDCGSLFRVGEGHDQIGSLGPVVNIDHHDTNDHFGVIDLVDSGASSTGEIIYRVLGSLGVKVDPDIAINLYTAVFTDTGSLRYDNTSLEAFRICEEMVRAGVRPSRVAMMVYENHPKERFLLLGEVLRTLTTYGDRIAVACVTSAMFERTGTNREFTDGFVEFIKEIRGVEVAVLIREIDKSHHKVSMRGKGTVDVAAVCNVFGGGGHRNAAGCRIEGTMKETEEKLLQALAAEGCMKDCEDIIAQGRA, encoded by the coding sequence ATGAAGGCAAAGATTAAGAGGTTGATCACGGAAGGCCGCAGCTTTCTCGTGACGACCCACATAGATCCTGACGGCGACGCCATCGGGTCCGCTTTTGCTTTCTCTATGGCCCTCGGTGTGCTGGGGAAGGAATCAACGGTCTATCTCAGGGACAAGGTACCGTACCGGTATGAATTTCTGCCGGCGCCGGAAAAGGTTGTTCATACGGTCCCTGAAGGGAAATACGATGCTGTTTTCGTTCTCGACTGCGGGAGTCTGTTTCGGGTCGGGGAGGGTCACGATCAGATAGGTTCCCTGGGGCCTGTCGTCAATATCGATCATCACGATACGAACGACCACTTCGGCGTGATCGACCTTGTCGATTCCGGGGCATCGTCGACGGGAGAGATCATATACCGGGTCCTCGGGTCCCTGGGTGTGAAGGTGGATCCCGATATCGCGATCAATCTCTACACGGCGGTCTTTACCGATACCGGCTCGCTTCGGTACGACAACACAAGCCTTGAGGCTTTCAGGATCTGCGAAGAGATGGTGAGGGCAGGCGTTAGACCGTCCAGGGTGGCAATGATGGTCTACGAGAACCACCCCAAGGAAAGGTTTCTTCTCCTCGGCGAGGTGCTCCGCACCCTGACGACCTATGGCGACAGGATAGCTGTGGCCTGCGTGACGTCGGCCATGTTTGAAAGGACGGGCACGAATCGCGAATTCACCGACGGTTTTGTCGAATTCATAAAGGAGATACGGGGTGTCGAGGTCGCGGTGCTCATCAGGGAGATCGACAAGAGCCACCACAAGGTCAGCATGCGCGGGAAGGGCACCGTGGACGTTGCCGCCGTCTGCAATGTCTTCGGCGGCGGAGGGCACCGGAATGCCGCCGGATGCCGTATTGAAGGCACCATGAAAGAAACGGAAGAAAAACTGCTCCAGGCCCTCGCGGCCGAAGGATGCATGAAAGACTGTGAAGACATTATTGCACAGGGCCGTGCCTGA
- the truB gene encoding tRNA pseudouridine(55) synthase TruB produces the protein MNGFLIIDKNAGMSSYDVIRRLKRLHKFKKIGYIGTLDRNATGILPVALDEGVKLIPFLENVEKQYRARCLLGITTDTQDIEGKVLTETPTEPFDRQVIEDGLKAYLGKITQLVPAYSSKKVNRKPLYKWARSGVQVEQPIKEVEIFDITLLDYTHPYLDLEVTCSKGTYIRALASDLGEKLGCGATLYTLKRTKQGDFTEEMGTDIDYFKMEQDLLDYLLPLENILGSVRGMVVETVLEKFLKHGMPVPIAGSAKEWRHGEAARLFNKQGTLIGVGVADLGSKTIKIKRLINH, from the coding sequence ATGAACGGATTTTTGATAATCGACAAGAATGCAGGGATGTCCTCCTATGACGTCATAAGAAGGCTCAAGAGGCTCCACAAGTTCAAAAAGATAGGATACATAGGCACACTTGACCGCAACGCGACGGGCATTCTCCCTGTCGCCCTCGACGAAGGGGTGAAGCTCATCCCCTTTCTCGAAAATGTGGAAAAGCAGTACCGCGCGAGATGTCTTCTCGGCATAACCACCGACACGCAGGATATCGAGGGAAAGGTGCTTACCGAGACACCGACGGAGCCCTTCGACCGGCAGGTCATCGAGGATGGGCTCAAGGCCTATCTGGGAAAGATAACCCAGCTCGTTCCCGCCTATTCGTCGAAAAAGGTCAACCGCAAGCCTCTCTATAAATGGGCGCGAAGCGGTGTGCAGGTAGAACAGCCAATCAAGGAGGTGGAGATCTTTGATATCACCCTTCTTGACTACACCCACCCCTATCTGGATCTGGAGGTGACGTGCTCCAAGGGTACCTACATCAGGGCGCTCGCAAGCGACCTCGGTGAGAAGCTCGGCTGCGGGGCCACCCTCTATACGCTGAAACGGACCAAGCAGGGAGACTTCACGGAAGAGATGGGGACTGATATTGATTATTTCAAAATGGAGCAAGACCTGTTAGACTATTTGTTACCCTTGGAGAATATCCTGGGGTCAGTGCGCGGCATGGTCGTGGAGACGGTTCTTGAGAAGTTCCTGAAACACGGTATGCCCGTGCCGATAGCGGGCAGCGCGAAGGAATGGAGGCACGGTGAAGCTGCGAGGCTCTTCAACAAGCAGGGGACGCTTATAGGCGTGGGAGTTGCGGACCTCGGATCGAAAACCATAAAAATAAAACGATTGATCAATCATTAA
- the rpsO gene encoding 30S ribosomal protein S15 — protein MPLDTQRKKSIIEDFKTHDNDTGSPEVQIALLTERIRSLTEHFKRFSKDHNSRRGLLVLVGSRRRLLSYLKEKNVDRYKKVVERLGLRK, from the coding sequence ATGCCACTCGACACTCAGCGGAAAAAGTCGATCATCGAGGATTTCAAGACCCACGATAATGACACCGGTTCCCCGGAGGTGCAGATCGCGCTTCTCACGGAAAGGATCAGATCCCTGACGGAGCATTTCAAAAGATTTTCCAAGGATCACAATTCCAGAAGAGGGCTTCTCGTTCTCGTCGGAAGCAGAAGACGGCTCCTTAGCTACCTCAAGGAGAAGAATGTGGACCGCTACAAGAAAGTCGTAGAAAGACTGGGTCTGAGAAAATAA
- the pnp gene encoding polyribonucleotide nucleotidyltransferase yields the protein MEENITIEFAGRPLTLSTGGLAKQADGSVVARYGDTVVLVTAVSEKVEKDKDFLPLTVNYQEMLYAAGKFPGGFFKREGRPTTREILTSRLIDRPLRPLFPKNWRCETQVISTVLSADQDNDPGILSLVGASCAVTISNIPFEGPFAAVRVGRINGVLKANPTFPEMVDSDIDIVVTATRDAIIMVEGEAHFVKGTDLIEAIEFGHQSMMPLIEMQEQLCARVGRPKRQVKVAEDLSDRKKEVRGIVEKDLVESFAIKAKLERYERQDQILKDLKARYTDEEAGVIAKAYEDATRDLMREQLLATGKRIDGRASDQIRPISCVVGSLPRTHGSAVFTRGETQALAVTTFGTSDDEQKIESLHEGETYKTFLLHYNFTPFSVGEASMLRGPTRREIGHGNLAERALTPILPEREAFPYTIRIVSEILESNGSSSMATVCGGCLSLMDAGVPIKEPVAGIAMGLVKEGDQEIILSDILGDEDHLGDMDFKIAGTREGVTAIQMDIKIKGISKDTMQKAVIQGQQGVGTILDIMAQTIEKPRESLSPYAPRIYTMMIKPDKIREVIGPGGKVIRSIIERTGVKIDIDDSGTVNIVSVDEESANAAIEIVKSIVKDVEVGTVYEGIVRRVLDAGVVVELGPNMDGFCHVSQLDDKFVKKASDVAKEGDAMTVKVIGVEDNGRIKLSRKAVLKDGKGQP from the coding sequence ATGGAAGAAAATATTACTATCGAATTCGCAGGTAGACCGCTGACCCTCAGTACGGGAGGTCTGGCTAAGCAGGCCGATGGAAGCGTTGTTGCACGTTATGGGGACACGGTAGTTCTTGTCACCGCTGTTTCCGAGAAAGTGGAGAAGGACAAGGATTTCCTTCCCCTGACCGTCAACTACCAGGAGATGTTGTACGCGGCTGGCAAGTTTCCCGGCGGGTTCTTCAAGAGGGAAGGTCGTCCGACCACGCGGGAGATACTCACATCCCGACTTATCGACCGACCACTGAGGCCGCTTTTCCCGAAAAACTGGCGATGTGAAACGCAGGTGATCTCAACGGTTCTTTCGGCTGACCAGGACAATGATCCCGGCATCCTGAGCCTCGTTGGCGCATCCTGTGCGGTCACCATATCGAACATTCCCTTTGAGGGACCTTTCGCGGCGGTCAGAGTGGGAAGGATAAACGGGGTCCTCAAGGCGAACCCGACCTTTCCGGAAATGGTGGACAGCGATATCGATATCGTCGTCACGGCAACCCGTGACGCCATCATCATGGTGGAGGGTGAGGCGCATTTTGTGAAGGGCACCGATCTTATCGAAGCGATAGAGTTCGGGCACCAGTCCATGATGCCGCTCATCGAGATGCAGGAGCAGCTTTGCGCCAGGGTAGGAAGACCGAAGAGGCAGGTAAAGGTTGCCGAAGACCTTTCCGACAGGAAGAAGGAAGTCCGCGGCATAGTCGAGAAAGACCTTGTTGAGAGCTTTGCCATCAAAGCCAAGCTGGAAAGGTACGAACGGCAGGACCAGATCCTCAAGGACCTGAAAGCCCGATATACCGACGAGGAAGCGGGGGTCATCGCAAAAGCATATGAAGACGCAACGCGGGATCTCATGCGCGAGCAGCTGCTCGCAACGGGCAAAAGGATCGATGGCAGGGCAAGCGATCAGATCAGGCCCATTTCCTGTGTTGTCGGCTCCCTTCCCAGGACACATGGTTCAGCGGTCTTCACGCGCGGCGAGACGCAGGCGCTGGCAGTGACCACCTTCGGGACATCCGATGACGAGCAGAAGATCGAATCACTCCACGAGGGAGAGACATACAAGACATTTCTTCTGCACTATAATTTCACGCCCTTTTCGGTGGGCGAGGCCTCCATGCTCCGCGGACCCACGCGGCGCGAGATAGGCCACGGCAATCTCGCCGAGCGGGCGTTGACCCCTATCCTGCCTGAGAGGGAGGCCTTCCCGTATACTATCAGGATCGTCTCAGAGATCCTTGAATCGAACGGCTCTTCTTCGATGGCGACCGTGTGCGGCGGCTGTCTTTCACTTATGGACGCCGGCGTGCCCATCAAGGAACCGGTGGCAGGCATAGCCATGGGCCTTGTAAAAGAAGGGGACCAGGAGATCATTCTCAGCGACATCCTCGGTGACGAGGACCACCTCGGCGACATGGACTTCAAGATTGCCGGCACGCGCGAAGGCGTCACTGCCATTCAGATGGATATCAAGATAAAGGGAATATCCAAGGACACGATGCAGAAAGCGGTCATTCAGGGCCAGCAGGGCGTCGGAACGATCCTTGACATTATGGCCCAGACCATCGAAAAGCCGAGAGAAAGCCTCTCACCCTACGCCCCGAGGATCTACACCATGATGATCAAGCCCGACAAGATACGGGAAGTCATCGGCCCGGGCGGAAAGGTCATCAGGAGCATCATTGAAAGAACGGGCGTCAAGATAGACATCGACGATTCGGGGACCGTCAACATTGTTTCCGTCGACGAGGAGTCCGCTAATGCCGCCATCGAGATAGTCAAATCCATCGTGAAGGATGTCGAAGTGGGCACCGTATACGAGGGTATAGTCCGGCGGGTGCTCGACGCCGGCGTGGTCGTGGAACTCGGTCCCAACATGGACGGTTTCTGCCATGTGAGCCAGCTCGATGACAAGTTTGTCAAGAAGGCCTCCGACGTCGCAAAGGAAGGCGACGCTATGACCGTAAAGGTCATCGGCGTGGAAGATAACGGCAGGATAAAACTGTCGAGAAAGGCTGTTCTCAAGGACGGGAAGGGACAGCCGTAA
- a CDS encoding pitrilysin family protein yields MYKKTVLDNGITVVTESIAYYSTVSIGIWWKAGSRYETVGNNGISHFIEHMLFKGTTGRTAYDIAREIDAIGGSINAFTGREYTCLYARVLRKDLNIALDIIYDMVRNSLFAPEDIEKERYVINQEIKMIEDNPEEYIYDMFNASYYREHALGMPILGTEETVDRLTRDQLTDYFKDSYGPENTIITISGRVSHDACVEDIRRRFLGISPGSAGANALVAPYPTTGIDIYEKDLEHVYLCIGTDGVSQVDRRRYVLYILNAIMGGSMSSHLFQEIREQRGLVYNIYSYVNCYHDAGTFGISTSTSQESIAEVLGLIKEEIVRIRDRGITDAELSFSKEHIKGNLFIALEGSDTRMGRLAKNEIYFGAYIPLKETLREIDRIRKKDVAAIAGEIFKHPSEISLTVLGNVDRQKVEKVWKE; encoded by the coding sequence ATGTATAAGAAAACCGTACTCGATAACGGTATCACCGTCGTTACAGAATCCATCGCATACTATTCGACGGTTTCGATAGGTATATGGTGGAAGGCGGGGAGCCGTTACGAGACGGTCGGCAACAACGGCATCTCTCATTTTATCGAACACATGCTTTTCAAGGGGACGACGGGACGCACGGCGTACGATATCGCCCGTGAGATCGACGCCATCGGCGGCTCCATCAATGCCTTCACGGGCAGGGAATACACCTGCCTCTACGCGCGGGTCCTGCGCAAAGACCTGAACATTGCACTGGATATCATCTATGACATGGTGCGGAACTCGCTTTTTGCCCCCGAGGACATCGAGAAGGAGCGCTACGTTATCAATCAGGAAATCAAGATGATCGAAGATAATCCCGAGGAGTATATCTACGATATGTTCAACGCCTCCTATTACAGGGAGCATGCCCTCGGGATGCCCATACTTGGGACGGAAGAGACGGTGGACCGCCTGACACGAGATCAGCTGACAGACTATTTCAAGGACTCCTACGGGCCGGAGAACACCATCATAACGATCAGCGGCCGGGTAAGCCACGATGCCTGCGTGGAGGACATAAGACGACGCTTCCTGGGTATCTCTCCGGGAAGCGCCGGAGCGAATGCCCTCGTCGCCCCCTATCCTACGACGGGAATCGACATCTACGAAAAGGATCTGGAGCACGTCTATCTGTGCATCGGCACCGATGGTGTCAGCCAGGTCGACAGGCGCAGATACGTGCTTTACATACTCAACGCCATTATGGGCGGCAGCATGAGTTCCCACCTTTTCCAGGAGATCAGGGAACAGCGGGGCCTTGTCTACAATATCTACTCCTATGTCAACTGTTATCACGATGCCGGTACGTTCGGCATATCCACGTCGACATCGCAGGAATCCATAGCGGAGGTGCTCGGCCTCATCAAGGAAGAAATAGTGCGTATCCGCGACCGGGGCATAACGGATGCGGAACTTTCCTTTTCGAAGGAGCACATCAAGGGCAACCTTTTTATTGCCCTTGAAGGTTCGGATACGCGGATGGGGCGCCTTGCGAAGAACGAGATATATTTCGGTGCCTATATTCCTCTCAAGGAAACCCTCCGTGAGATAGACAGGATCAGGAAAAAGGATGTAGCCGCCATTGCCGGGGAGATATTCAAACATCCCTCGGAGATATCCCTGACCGTCCTTGGCAATGTTGACCGACAGAAGGTTGAGAAGGTATGGAAAGAATAG